CTCGATAGGGTAATTTACTTTTTCTTAGTCTAACTCTTTTCCTTTCTTTTTACTATGGACAATCTTTTTAGTTTAATTATTACTACAATAAACATTAGTAAGCAATAATAAATAAAAATATCACCTATAAGAGAATACATAGTCGTAGTTCCTTTTGTTGGTAGTTGCGTTATGAGCACCTTACTATTAGCTGTAAAATGATCCATTTCACTAAGTGTTTTTCCTGTATAATTAAAGCCAGCTGATAATCCAAAACTTGTTTGGCGCACCAGGTTAAAACCTTGTTCTATGGCTCTAAATTTTGCCATATTGGTATGAATGGGGTCAATGCCTTTCCAATCATTACTTGGTACTAACATGATATCTGTCCCTTTAGCTTGTTTTAAATATTCAGGAAAATCCATATCAAAACAAATCGCTGATCCAATTGTTCCATAAGGCGTTTTTGATTTTTGAATGGTAGAACCTTTTATATTACTCATAGTGGCTTCCCCACCAGGAACAGGAATCACTTTCCAATAATCGATAGTCGTTTTACCATTTGGGTCAAATAGAACAAATTTGTTTTCTAAAGGTTTATCGTTAGTAGGATCAATAACGGCAACGGCTGCGCCAAGATATATTTCATTTTCCTTAGCCATTAAACTAGCAGATTCATATATTTCGTTTTCATCTTCTTTTAAAACAAGAGCATTCCCTTCTGCCCAAAACACTATTTTTGCTCCCGCCTTGGCTTCTTTTAAACTTCTATCTAATAAGTTATGATTTAAATCGAAAGCCTGTTTTTTAAATTTTTCTTTACCACCTTCCAAATTAAGACCATAAAAATCGTTATCGTAGATTCGTAAGTTATCCATGGCAGAAATAGAAGCTATTCTGATGGTCTCGGCGTTAGGTTTTTGAAATAGTAAACGATAACCACCATATCCTAGCGTTAGTCCGATAGTCACACTATATATCAAAATCCCTTTTTTAACTTTTACCCATTGTAACTCCTGAATTAGTATCCAATTGATTATGGAAGCAAACCAGCCTATCAAAAAAGTAATATACCCCATTCCAAAAACAGAAACCGACTGTAATAAAACATTTTGTGATTGTTGTGTATAGGCTATGTGCCCCCAACTGCCATAGGGTAGAAATTGACTACTTACATATTCTACAAGAACTAATGCTGTAGGGAAGATTAGTGTATGTAAAAACGTGTTCCGATTTTTTGAAAAAAATGAATCTATAAGATAGGGTATTGTGGCTATTAATCCGTAGGGAGCCATTATAAGGGCATACATGAGAAAGGGAAATGGAAGAATCTCAGAATTCTGAAATAGAGTTGCAATTACTAACAACACACACGCTAACAAAAAGCCTTTAATAACAGAGAGCTGACGAACTGCATAAAGTAACATAGTGATCGAAATCCACGGAGCAAAAAATATGGTGTAACTACCATTTGAAATAAGGAGTACTAATAGTAGTGTTACTAAAAATGTTAATTTACTGAGTTTATTGTTTACTATTTTCATTTGTTTTTTATGGTATTGATTATGCCACAAAAGTAAATTGAGTCACTCGTAAACTATAGTGTTTTTAGGGTTTAGGTATAAAACCATCATTTTTAGGTACAAAAAAAATAACGATAATTAGTACTGTTATAAAACGGTTGATTTCAGGTACAGAAAGTTATAAGGATAATAATTGTTTCTTATAACTTTTAGAAACAGGAAGCTCTATTTCGGTTAAATATATGGTGTTTTGATCCTTCCAGGATTTAAAATGCACTGGATTAATTAGATGTGAACGGTGTACCTGAAACATAAAATCTAAGTCTTCTTGTAGTGCTTTTAAAGAAGAGCGAATTAGTTTAGAATGCAGTACATTATTTTTTAGGTAAAAAATCTCAACATAATTCTGTGCATTAGAAATACAAATTAATTCTGATTTTCTAATTTTTAATATGTCTAACTTATTCTCTCCTTTAATCGTTACTATATCTTCTTTTATAGGTATTAATTTGATTAAATACCTTCTGGCTATAACAACAACAGGAAGCGCTACCAAAGCGATTCTTAAAGTAATGATAGTATTGAATTCAAAAAAAGTATAATTTCCATTCAATAACGGACTTTTATAAAAAATAAATGTTCCTATAGTATATAGTACTTGATAAAAAACAATAGCTCCTATTTCATAACTCAAAGACCATTTCTTCGTTTTATCATAAATATATTTTTGAATAACACTTAAGCATCCATATACCAAAAATGCAATAAAGTTAAATCCAATACTTATTCTAATCCATCCTGTTAAACCTATTGTTCCATCATCAAATGGTCTTACAAAAAAAGCAAAAACAAACCCCCAAAGACCAATAAATATTCCTACTAATAAGTGATGTTTAATTGATGGATTTAGTGTATTCATCTCAATTTTTGCTTGTTACCAACGCGTAGCAAACTCAGCCTTAGCAGTGTTGATTAAATTGTGTTTGTGTAGTGATAGCTAGAGCAAACTATTTGATCAATAGAGTTTACAAAGTGTTATGCTTAGTTTATTTGTCCAAAGCTAAGAAATTTTATTTTCCATCCATTGCAAAAAACAAATGGTGTTTTAAAAGGCAGTTTTAGGATGATAGCCTACCCCTTCTCAACAAGGGGGTACCCCCTTGTCGACATGGGGGTATCCCCATTAAAAGATGGTTCGAGCTGATATTTTAATGCTTCGAGCTGATATATTAACGCTTCGAAGGGATGCGATCAGGGTTCGAGCTGATATCATATGGCCTAGAGGGCTTGGCAGGAGAGGTAAAAGCGATCCCTTTTGGGGTTCGAAGCCATAAAAGAAGCCTTCGAAGGACTTCGGTAACGCTTCGAAGGATGTCTTTAAGGGGTAGAAGCATCTCGATAAGGGGTAATTGCGATAAAACAATTACACCAGATAACGCTTCGGGTTATGATTTTGATACCCAAGAAAAGCAAGCACTATTAGACCTAAAAATCTTATGACAAGGATTAGAACAATTAGAAGCTTCTTAGTTTTTGATTTTTTTAATATTATAAAAGCTATCTGGAGGGATAGCTTTTTGGGTTATTATAGTTTTGTGTAGCTGGTTTTTGATTAATGTTTATAGTGCTTACGATTAAAACTCTCTAACAAAACTTACGTTAGTTATCAATCCCTTCTCTATTTTATAAATAGAAACATATTTAGTCGGTTTTCCATCATTGGTAACTATCTCATGATTTATAACATAAGGGCCATTGACGATTTGATTTTCTATTTTAACCGACACCGATTTATTTTCGAAATCTGTTTTAAAGATAGATGCTAGCCGATCTGAACCGGTTCCCATTAATTTATCTGGGTAGGTTAACACTTTTACATTTTTATGGTACAGCTTTATAAATTCATCATAATTATGGGCATTAAAAAGCCTCATTCTTTCATTTACTATTTCCAGAGGCGTCAAATTTGATTCAAATTGTTCGGTTGGATTTGAATCTACTGCGTTTTTTTCAGTTTCAGTACCACATCTTGTTATTAAAAGAAGTGCTAACAATAATAGTAGGGGTGAATAAATAATCGTCGTTTTTTTCATGATAAAGTATTTTAATTTTTAGGGAATTTTTTATCGTTTTTTATCTCTTTAATTTGCGCAATATGGCGACCGGTATGTGAAGACATGTAGAGAAAAACCTGGTAAAGATCGATGCTTCCAAAGTTGGCAAAATGGTTTCTTAAGTCATCTTCTGTTGTCTTTATATAATTGATGTGTTGTTCTCTTTTTGCTTTAAATTCTGCAATAGTTGCTTTGTGATTACCATACTTTCCTATGGGTTCAAAATCTTCTTGGGTTTTTGTTTTTTCTGCACGATTGTGTACATGTGCTATTAATTCTTTATCAGTGAATTTTAAGTCTTTCCGCCTTTCGGGATCCGAAGGAAGTTCTAAAGACTCTTTAAGTATTTCAAATACTTCATTTTCTAAAATCGTAATGTGTTCTGTACATTGTAGTATTGACCAGGACGATTCATTAATTTTAAAATTGAGCTGTGCTTCACTTAATCCATCTAATATGTCTAATAAATTACCTTTAGAGTTATTTAATTCGTTGATTGCGAAATCTCGCTCTACTGGTGTCAATTTATTATTAGAAACCGAACAGTTAACTAGTAAAACAAACAGGATCATTAAATTTTTTTTCATTCTTTAACGGGTTTAAATATTATCTGATTTTAATTATTCGCTCTGTTAAACCTTTATTTTTAAAATAATCTATCAATTCTAAAGATTCTCCAACTTGAGCATGATGTAGTAAAGTAAGCCCATGTGGCCCTTTGGCAAAAAGTAATTCGGGATAAGCATCCAAAACTGGTGTTACTAATTCTGTTCTTCCTAGCATGGTAAGAGCAAAAAGATTAGCTCTTGCGCCTTTAGAGATTAAATAGTTTACAATCTCCTTATTCCCTAAATGAGCTGCTCCTTCTATTGCTTCTTCAAAGTCACCATTACCCCAATCGTAAGAGGTGTAAATTAAATTTGGATATTCATTAAGCATTTCCTTAACCAGTCCTAATTTTGAATGTCCGGCAACAACAAAATCTTTTACTAATTTTTCTTCTAATTGATTCGATTCTTTTTTTTGTTGGCTTGAACTACTTTTCTGTGCTTTTAAAAGTAGATAAGTAGGTATCGTAACAGCTGTTCCAATTCCTAAAAGCGATCCATATATAAATTTTTTTCTGTTCATGTATTGAATATTATACAATGAACTTATCTTGGGTAATGCTTTTGCCTGCAAAATTCACATTTTGCTATTTTTTTTCAGCATAGCCTTAGCTACGGTGAAAAAAAATTAACTTTACTATGGTACAAAAGCCAAACTTTTCGGCTTAAAACCACTACTCAAGATGAGTTCAATACAATATTCTGTAATAAATGATAGAAATACTTTAAAATGCATGTACCTGTTAACGAAAAATAGAAGTTTTTACTGTTTTCTATAGGCTGAAGGGGTATGTCCCGTTTTTTTCTTGAAAGCAATATTAAAAGAAGTCACATTACCAAAACCAGATTCGTAGGCAATAGTTGCAATTTTTTCATTTAAGTATTCGGCATCTTTTAATAGGGCTTCAGCTTTTTCAATGCGATACTGATTTACAAACTCGTAAAAATTTTGTTGAGTGTTTTCGTTTATGGCTTGTGAAATTTCCCGTGCTCTTACATCTAATTTTTCAGCAACAATTTTTAGTGTAATAGTATCATTTAGAAAAACATGTTCCTTTTCAAAGAGTTTCTTAATGCTTTGAAACAATGCTCTAGAGCTACTTTTGTCTAAACGCGAACTATCATATTTTTGGAGATTAAACTTATGTCTATTTAAAAAAAGATAGCTAAACGCATAAATTAGTAAGGAATAAAATATCGGTCCTCTTATATAATACATTCTAAAATCGAAAAGGTTTCCTACATAGTGTAGCCAAATTAATGTAGAGCCAATTAATATATTACGATACCATTTTACAATACTGTCGGATGCATTCGAACTATTTTTTTGTAAATATGACCATGATAGTATCAGATAAAAAAGCAAATGAAAAACCACAATTCCGTAGTTCCAGAACGATTCAAAATTTCCATTTCTGGGTATAAATGGGATCAAAAAAAGAAACAAAGCAAAAGGCGCGAAATGGATGTAGTACGTATAGGTAATTTCTTTATTCTTCTCAAAAAGAGTAATTCCATACAGCCAAAGAGAAGGGGCTGCAAATAGAATACCAGAAACTCCAATATTATTTTGCCAATTCTCTAATGGCATATAATAATTTAATACCGATTTACCAATTCTAATAGTAAGACCTAATAAAAAGAGTCCTAGAAAAATATTAGACTTTCTATGGTTATTCTTAAGGGTAATTAAATATATACTTAAGAAAACCCCCTGCGCTAAACCAAGGGATGCAAGAATTAGGATAAGGCCTGTAGTTAACATTTAAGTAATTTAAAACTTTTTAATCAGTAATAGATTTATTAACGACAAAAATCATTTTTTTTCAACTAAAATTCTTTAAAGAACATGTTTGTTTAAATAAATGTTATGATCTAAATCGATCTAAATGTACTTTAACAAAAAACAATCACATTATAAGCGGCTGTTTTGGTATTTCCTTATGATTCGCGGATTACAAATCCGCGCTATCTGGTGGACATCATCAAATATAAACAAACTCAAAAACAGGAGTTATGGAATTATTGGGAAACAAAAAGTTGTATTTTCTACTTGAATTTATAGTGTAATTATTAAGTTTGTTGGCTTAATTCGATAAAGGACATGAGAAACTCACTTAGTATCATTCTATTTATTTTTTGTACGATACCTGCTTTAAGTCAGAAAATAAAAACAGCTTCTGGAGATATTTCTGTATTAGCTGGAGAAAAAGAACTATCGGTTACCTTTGGGTATGATAATATGAACGTGCATGGCTACCCCTCAGAGGCAGATTTTATAAAAGATAAGGTACAACTAAGAGAAAAGCATAACCCTGGATCGGGTGAAAAATTTGAAGGTTCTTGGTTTGCGGATAGGGATACCGTATATGCACCATTATTTATCGAAAACTTGAACTATGCAATACCTAAAAAAAGAAAAATTACAATCTCAAGAAACAATCCCAACGCAAAATATAATTTACATATTCAAACATTGTGGGTTTATCCTGGATATAATGTAGGTTTTTCACAACCATCAAAAATAGAAGTAGTACTTCAATTATATGAAATAGCAAGCCCAGAAAAGATCGTTTGGGAGTCAAAATCACCAACGCGTATAGAAGCTAAAGTAACCCCTTATAAGAGGGAATTGAGAATCGGAGCTGCATATGCTTCATTAGCTATGAAGATGTCATGGTTATTAAGAAAAAAGACAAAGTAAAAGCCTAATTCCGATACAATTTTTCTCCACGTCATCTCGAGCCCTTCGACTTAGTTCAAGACAGGCTAAAATCGAGAGGTCACTATGAAAAATCACTCAATTTGACAGCTTTTTTAAACTAATGCTGATAGCGCATTCTATGGATAAAAACAAATAAAATTCATATAAATTAGGCAGCATACTTTTTGATGTTTCCTTGTGTTTCACGGATTACAAATCCACGCTATCGGGGACATTTTTTGCGACTTACAGTTCAACGTTTAATATATGTGTCGTAGCTGTGCAAATTGTTACCTAACCTTGGACACTTCTGCGCAGATTTTATACTTTATTCAGCTTTAAAATCACCGCACCATCATAAATATACCAGAACCCATCGATTAATCACTTATCAACTATGATTATATATATCGTGTTGTAAACTGTTTTAATTAAATTCAGTTTCGATTTTATTTATACTAGCGATTTCCTTGTTTAAATATTTAATACTAATCTTTGGGGGTATAGAAATCTCAATGCAAGTCTCACTAAAAATTAAATCCTCAGTCGAAATTTTAGATTGAAACTCATTCGACATCAATAATCCTTTCAGGATCAATTTGAACATTTTTTTGTCCGAATATTCGTCTAATAGCTCTTGGATATAACCTTCATCAAATTCAGTAACTCGACTAAAATGGATTTCAACGGATGGAGGTATTGATATGCCAACAATTAACCGGTTCGTTCTAAATCCGGCTTTTTCAATTAATGGTAAAACGTCAAAAATATCTTTTACATAATTAACAAATTTATCCTTCGTATTGGTTCCAATATCACCTATTTTGGATAAACCGTTTTTTAATTGAGTAATTATGTTGTCCGTTTTACTTGTGGATTTAGAAGAATCCGTTACTATTGATTTTTCAGGCATTAATTTGTCAATTTGAATAGTTTACAACAAAGATATATAGTTACCTCTAGTAACTATACAACCATTTGTAATTACTTATAATTATTTGTAAACGTATGCTTGTGTCTTTTACACTATAGTTTCTTGCCTATGTTTTCTAATACCGCTATCGGTTAATCCAATCTCGTAGGCTTCGGCATATACCTCATCGCGGGCTTCTAATTCGTTCCAGGCATCGTTTAGTAGGCTCATTTCTATTCTGTCTAGATCAAAGACATCATTATATTTTACCGTTTGATTTAATTGCTTCTTTTGATTTGGCTCTTGTAGTAATACACTAATAATCTTTTTTTGAATGCCTTTAATAATGTACTGGTCTTCTTCGTGATGATCTTTAAGGTTATATTTTACTTCGAGATGCTCTAATAATCCTTGTACTATTTTTTCTCGTTCGATATTCTTGTCTTCAGAAATTTCTCTGATTTTACGGCTTAATTTATTCATTTTTTTAATCCCTTGTTTTCTTGATGTAGCTATACAA
The sequence above is a segment of the Aquimarina spinulae genome. Coding sequences within it:
- a CDS encoding nitrilase-related carbon-nitrogen hydrolase; amino-acid sequence: MKIVNNKLSKLTFLVTLLLVLLISNGSYTIFFAPWISITMLLYAVRQLSVIKGFLLACVLLVIATLFQNSEILPFPFLMYALIMAPYGLIATIPYLIDSFFSKNRNTFLHTLIFPTALVLVEYVSSQFLPYGSWGHIAYTQQSQNVLLQSVSVFGMGYITFLIGWFASIINWILIQELQWVKVKKGILIYSVTIGLTLGYGGYRLLFQKPNAETIRIASISAMDNLRIYDNDFYGLNLEGGKEKFKKQAFDLNHNLLDRSLKEAKAGAKIVFWAEGNALVLKEDENEIYESASLMAKENEIYLGAAVAVIDPTNDKPLENKFVLFDPNGKTTIDYWKVIPVPGGEATMSNIKGSTIQKSKTPYGTIGSAICFDMDFPEYLKQAKGTDIMLVPSNDWKGIDPIHTNMAKFRAIEQGFNLVRQTSFGLSAGFNYTGKTLSEMDHFTANSKVLITQLPTKGTTTMYSLIGDIFIYYCLLMFIVVIIKLKRLSIVKRKEKS
- a CDS encoding LytTR family DNA-binding domain-containing protein, whose product is MNTLNPSIKHHLLVGIFIGLWGFVFAFFVRPFDDGTIGLTGWIRISIGFNFIAFLVYGCLSVIQKYIYDKTKKWSLSYEIGAIVFYQVLYTIGTFIFYKSPLLNGNYTFFEFNTIITLRIALVALPVVVIARRYLIKLIPIKEDIVTIKGENKLDILKIRKSELICISNAQNYVEIFYLKNNVLHSKLIRSSLKALQEDLDFMFQVHRSHLINPVHFKSWKDQNTIYLTEIELPVSKSYKKQLLSL
- a CDS encoding nuclear transport factor 2 family protein; its protein translation is MKKTTIIYSPLLLLLALLLITRCGTETEKNAVDSNPTEQFESNLTPLEIVNERMRLFNAHNYDEFIKLYHKNVKVLTYPDKLMGTGSDRLASIFKTDFENKSVSVKIENQIVNGPYVINHEIVTNDGKPTKYVSIYKIEKGLITNVSFVREF
- a CDS encoding DinB family protein, with amino-acid sequence MKKNLMILFVLLVNCSVSNNKLTPVERDFAINELNNSKGNLLDILDGLSEAQLNFKINESSWSILQCTEHITILENEVFEILKESLELPSDPERRKDLKFTDKELIAHVHNRAEKTKTQEDFEPIGKYGNHKATIAEFKAKREQHINYIKTTEDDLRNHFANFGSIDLYQVFLYMSSHTGRHIAQIKEIKNDKKFPKN
- a CDS encoding helix-turn-helix domain-containing protein — its product is MLTTGLILILASLGLAQGVFLSIYLITLKNNHRKSNIFLGLFLLGLTIRIGKSVLNYYMPLENWQNNIGVSGILFAAPSLWLYGITLFEKNKEITYTYYIHFAPFALFLFLIPFIPRNGNFESFWNYGIVVFHLLFYLILSWSYLQKNSSNASDSIVKWYRNILIGSTLIWLHYVGNLFDFRMYYIRGPIFYSLLIYAFSYLFLNRHKFNLQKYDSSRLDKSSSRALFQSIKKLFEKEHVFLNDTITLKIVAEKLDVRAREISQAINENTQQNFYEFVNQYRIEKAEALLKDAEYLNEKIATIAYESGFGNVTSFNIAFKKKTGHTPSAYRKQ